One Apteryx mantelli isolate bAptMan1 chromosome 2, bAptMan1.hap1, whole genome shotgun sequence genomic window, TGGGAGTCTCGACTGTCACCAGGATGTGTGCTTCCGTCTGCATCCCATCTGACGTGGACGGGATCGGCCTGACGCGTCCTGTCTCCTGCTGTTATTCTGACTTCTGTAACGTCGATGGTGCAGCCAGTCTGAGGATAGGCTTTGTACCGGTTGGGATACTGGCAAGTTCCCTTTGCATCCTCTTCTGGACTAGAATGTGAGGAGCTGTGGGGGAGGTCTTTCCTACCGAAGAACCCACCTAAGAGGAGAAATAACCCCTACCAGCCCAGCCTTCCATTTGGGTGCCTCATGGACAACCTTCAACAGCTCCCAGAAATTGCTTTTTCAGTGCCTGCCCTCCTGCCATGAccaagagagaagcaaagctcAAGAAGCCCTCTCTAATCTTTGGGTTGACTTGCCCACAGCTCCCACAAAACTTACTCTGGAGTTCCTTTGTTGTGCTGGTCTGGATGGTTTTGAACTTAAAATTCTGCTGTACAGGatatatttaaagtaaaaatcCTGGAGCTAAGAGCCTTCCACACCACCTTagaccattttttccccccaggtgTTGGCCAACAGAATAGCTGAATTGACCAGTCTTCTCAGTTGAAATTCATTTTTATGTGATGGGTCCTCTCCACCCCACAGTTTTGTGCTGGGCCTTTGTGCTGTCTAAATTTCCCTCTTAGCGCATAAGAAGTTAAGGAGACACTTCTCTGCTTCCAAAATATGAGGCAGGAGACTAAACTTCCCATGCCATTGATTCGATCCAAGGAGGCTGAactgtcttttgttttctgtacCCTTTTGACTTGAATAAAAACAATATTGAATTAAGTCTGTAGTGATTGCTGAAGTTATGTATGATGCACCCATCCTGTGAGGAAATCtatgacattttattttattttattttattttattttaattatttattttcaaactcCAGCTCCACCTTTCAATATCTGTTACTTGGTGGGGTGAGTTAGGTTCCGTGGTCAGTCTTGCAGCAGATTTGTAAGACAGGCCCCATTATCCCCCACTGCCAGTGTGAGCAATCACACCAGAACATTTCATGACAATACTGGAGGGGGTTTGCTGTGAGACCATGCACTGGATCACAGAACTGCTGTCCATGATACACAGTCCTGTGTTCTGCCACTGGGCTTTTTTTGCTGTTGATGCCTATACTGTACTGTTGCTCTTCTGCACTTCTCCTTCTTCTGGCCATCCTCAATTCTCTGCTCTCCAGACTTCTGCACAAACCAGGATATCTGTCCTTTCATCAACACATCTGTCACCAACTCCACTGGCATGAACTTGCCCTTACTGGGGAGACTGGGTGACTTGTCTAAGGGTTTATTCAATCCTGGCCTGAATTTGGAATTCTGTGGAATAACTTCTCCCTTTGCTTCAGTCCTCCAGAGCCTCATCTGCAAGTCCTTGTGCGTTGCTAAGGGCTCCTGCATTTTAATGTTACTCATCCTGGTTCAGTTCTTCATGCTCCTATAATCCCCTTTACTGGCAAAAATGTCCTCAATTGTCACTCTCCTTATGATCTTTCAAATCACCCCAAAAGATGGGATTTAAGGTCTTCCACGTAGCATCTGCATTGGAACAGGTTTCCAGGAGAGGTGCTGCAGTTTttatccttggaggttttcaagacctgtatgatgccctgagcaacctgggcTGATCTCAGAGCTGACCCTCTTTTGATCAGGaagttggactggagacctcctgatgtcccttccaacctgaatcatCCTGTGATCTTTTGATGTGAATTTGCACACGCTGAGGTCACCAGAGCACAAACACCACTGTTTCAGGTACTCTGCAAAGTCTAGCACACATTTCTGCAATGGTTTTCCCACATTTCTTCCCATCACCAGACTGAGAGCAAGTTTGGACGAACTGCAATTCTGGATCCGTACATAGCTCCCAAGTGGCTCAAATGTGGTTTCTTCGCTGGAACGACTTCATGTAAATAGCCAAGGTGCTGCACTAGCATGGACGTGACTGTATGAGCCAAATCCCCGGTGGTAGGAAGACTTTGAAACCAGTCGCGGGCTTGCACTACCTGGCAATGTTTCCTTCATGGCGTCCTCTGCCTGTGAACCATGCCCAGAGCTTGGTTCCCAGAGGTGTGCAGTATGATTGCGGCTTTCTGCTGTACAAAGATGGTACATGGGGCTTCTCCCTTTATATCTGCCAGCTCTGGCAATCAGTGGTCTCAGGCTTCGCTGGCCCAGGGGCTGCATCGGGAGCTCTGTGTATAGTAGCCAGCAGTGAACCACCCTCAATATGTCTTGTCCCATGTTGAGTTTATTCACACTCCCAACCTTCACAGCACCCTGTTAGCATTAGTGACACCGTTTCTTTAAAGGTAATTTGAAAAAtgacttctttcttcttttattcttcttttatttttctttttaaccctcTGCCTCAGAATTTCATTCAGTCCCCTCGTTCCTGCAGCATGAGCGGTAGCGAGATTGCTCTGTCTACCATTTCTGCATCATATATGTTGTACAACCCTCTGCCCCATGTCCTGCCTGTTAGCTCTTGTTCAAGCTGAAGAGCCCTTGTCTAAATCCACTTTTCACTCATGAATGCATTCTTTGCCCTTTACTTGCTGAAGTAAATATGTACCCCAGGTGCTCGGGTGCAACTGAGAGAGGACTGCTTTTCACCATATCACGGAACTAAGTTCTTTTTATCCAAAACCCCAGGGCACCTTGCCAAGGCAGTAATGCCTGATAAATTTCTTCTATAGTCTGAAGAAATTGAGGTATGCCTGAAAGGAAAGCTATAGCCCAGACATATGGATAAGTATTTCAGCATCTTTGTTCCTAGGCATTTGTGAAGAACCTTATTTTATGTTCTGTCTCCAAGAAAAACACAAGAAATGCCacatttattttgcattcttATAAAAAGAGGGTTTATTAGAACATAGTCAGAATATCTAGTTACCGCCTGACGTGTCAGGGCTAGAAAGACTGTTAGACATTTCCCATTCACTGGCCATAAGTGTATCTCAGCACTTCTGCTCATGATATCAATGAGTATGTGCTAGTATAACTCGAAGATAGCCTGCTCCCCTTATTTGTTTTCCACTGCACAGTACTGGTCTTTCTCAGAAATAAATTACCATGCTCACTCTACCTTGTCCGTATCCTGCATTGGTTGATAAGCAATGAAGCCATGCCCCAGAACATTGCAAAAGTATCACATCAAggagcatttaaaaacaaatacatcaGGAGCCAGATTATTATATTATGTTGTCATCTCAGTGAACACCACTAAAAATATCACTGCAGTCATGGGCACTGGAAGAGTGAATCATGGGTACAAGATACTGAAAATGCTTGAAACCAAGCCACTGCTGGCCTTGGGAAGGTGAACCGAGGAACCAGGACTTCACATGTAGCTGAGGAAACTAAAGTTATGTTACCAGAAagctgcacagaaaaaaacattgGCTCTCAATTGAAAGAGATGAAGATATAGCCCTGTAGCCCAGTAAATACGTTACTGCCATTGTTAGTAATAGCCCACAGTCTTtttactgagtttgcaaggcctcagggctGAGGCTTGGTAGACTTGCTGTGTCTGAACTTGCCTTTACCTGCCCAAAGCTTTGTTTTTACCTTGTTTAGCtctaacagcatttttttttctaattgactAGGCAGCTATGGCTAATTTGCTTTACTTTTGTTTATCTGGGTCTGGTACAACCATAGTTTTATATAGATAGCTGTAACAAGCAGTTACTCTATGTAAAATGAGATATTTACCACTCTAACAGAGCAGACAGCATAGGATGCTGCATAGAGGAGTCCTTGCATGGGATGGTAAGAGATGGAGCACAGGCTTGGCACTGGAGATCCCATGGATTTAAACAATTCACCAATGGTCAGTCAAAAAAATGCAGaccaggagctgagcaaaactGGCTTTGTGGataacaaaaagaacaaagaacttGCATAAAATGCATCATAACTTAGTAAATTCAGATGTAAGATGGACTTGcagaccagtgaagaaagagcaaggtgaaaaagtGCTTTAGCAAACAATATCaaaatgaccccaagtggatCTTAGATTGAGGAAGAAGACTGCATCTCTACCAGCATCGTGCTCCTCCCGGTGAAGGTCTCGGGATGCTGGTGATTGACTGGAGTTACTGCACCCCCATAGAACGAAAGCCGCCAGCATAAGGACCCAAATGGGCAGTGGAAGACCGAGCACCAGGAAAAGGGCTCGAAACTAGGAAGTATGTGTAtaacagttttaactgtattGTTATTACTGAaactttttctgtaataatactaatttttttctttttttctgtaaaaattagAATTTTACAACTAGTAATTCTTTGATTACACTGTTAAGATTTCAATAAAGTCTTATCTTTAAGTATGAGATGTATTTTCCTTTTGCCCACAACAAGGTTTTGAGCATAGCAAAAATACAGAGATTCCCAGCAGGTTATGGAGAGATGACTAGGTATACCGACATTTATGTAGGCCTCATTTCCAGTACTGCAGTCTTGCTTGGTCTAATTGAGAATGGGGTGCATGTAGACATCTACACCAGAACTGTTCCTCCTGTCTCCCCTGAGAATCAATGGAAAGACAGAGGGACTTCCAGGGCACAATTAATTTGTCCTGTTGTTAACATCTACTCCATAATGGAGTAGGCTGGAAAGGGCTATTTATTACTGGTGTCAGTACAAGAAGCTTGAGTGACTAGCTCTGGTGGAGATTCCCGCGTTAAAAATATCCAAGACATGGTGTGGTGGGCCTCACAATCAATGTCTTTTCTGACAGGTCTCcagttcaaagaaaaatgaactctTGAGGTCTGTGCTATAATGAAGATCAGCTTAGACCGGAATGGATGGGAAAGAGAAGTGTTGCTTGGCTTAAGTCTCCCAAGCTCTTGCGAGAAATAATACGGAGAAAGACACTATTTTGGAGGTTGCAGAGCAACTTTGTCCCTTTATTTACTAAGGGGAGAGCTGAGAGAGACTCTTCTCCTGAAGGGCATTTTAGCTAAGTGCTTTCAGTTTGGCGGTTTTGGCAGATCGGGGTTGAGATGAAGCTCGCTCCCATTCCTGTACTGTTGGTCATTATACTGTATTCCTAGCAATGAACCTGGGCCTTTAGGAGCTCTCATATTGCCCAAATGTGGTCATTTCCTTACTCTCTTATGGCCACATCTGAACGCCTGTAATGTCAATAGGAAGACCTATATTCTGTTTGGCAGCTTTGGGTGAGGTTCACTGGAGAAGCCTTAAGCACTGTGCAGTGCAGTTTGTTCTTGGGAAGTTTCCTTGGGCAGCTGGCCAAAAAACATTCATTGCTCGTACACTTGGGTGATGGGCAACTTCCTCTGAACTGTAACGATTTCAGACTGTTATTTCTATCAATAATCCTTTTATGGCAAGAAATAATTCTGGCCAGGGTGGCTCATACCTTGATAACAGTAAGGTCCATCCCCACCAGAGCTTTCTGAGTCTTATTTTCCTCGTTAGCTAAGCGTGGATGGTGCATGTGTGAGTACCAAGCCTGGCATCACAACGCACCAGAACAGGAGGTGGGGATTTCTCTGGCTACCCTAAAGCTGCAGAGACAGGCATGTGGCAAACTGGGCTGAGCACAAAAGGTGGCACCTGGGAGAAAGTTAAAATGTCTCAAAACCCTGACTGTCCTGTGATTTCATTTGTGAGGTAAATGGTGAGAATTCATTGTACAGCTGTGTGCTTCAGCCCTCCCTTTTATGATGCAGTTGAAGCAAGATTTTTCGAGATCCTCATCAGCTAAAAAACATTAGACACAGCTGATTGCAGCCTCCTTCTCAGTGCTCATGCTCCTCGACTTTAATTTGTGCATCCATGTAGCTGTCATCACTTTGACAAGCCACAAGCGGAGGAGACTTATCTTCCTCTCCCTTCATTGGCCATGGATGTTTCACCTCTTTGATCTCTGGCCAGTTTGTCaacatattttctgtatttcagctgtTATGGCAGGGATCACAGCTCCTGGATGAGATCTAGTCTGAAAAGCATAAAATCTGTGCGGGTGAGGCACTGTGTCCCACAACTGCACCCCAGGCCCCAGAACAGGGCCTGGACCTCTGAAACTACAGGGTAGTGCTCAAACCTGAGCCTCTCCTGTGAGGAGCAGGTAGCACAGTACGCAGAACTAGTTAATGTAGCTCTGTTCCCACAAGTCTGGTGTAAAAGCTGGCTGCTCCCAGGCTGCTCCTGCAAATGCCATCTCTGCGCATAAATCACCCAAAGAAAGACTCAACAGagtctttttcttattttgcaaaCTCCTGTCTAAAATATAGTTCCCTCCTCATGCGGATCCATCTGTTTTTCTCTCGTTCTTCTCACTCTCAGAGGCTGTTTGAGATTTATGGTCTCCCTGAAGCTTTATATTCATTTAAGACTGAGTCTTTTGCCCATGGCCTCTGTTCATAAGATCTCCTGATATCTTGTGTCTGCTGCCTCTTATTCTATTCCTGTGCACCTTCAAGAAGAGTCCAGTTCCGTATTCTCtataccctcccatcaggtaATTTTAGACTCATAGCAATGAGGTCTCGCCttcaccttctcttcttcagggtGAAGAAATCCAGTTCACCCAGCTTCTTCTTGAACCTTCTGTGCTCCAGCCTCCTGAATAGCTTTGCAGGACTCACTCTGGTATGTTGACATCTTTTTGGTCCTGGGCTCCCAAAATAGAGGTATTTGTTCTGATTTTCTTAATACTGCAACTCCTGTTGTTATAGCCAAAAAAGCTAAATGATATTTTTCCcttggtttattttctttctctctcctttgagcCCTGCTCTGAAGATAGGAGAGTACATGGGCATGCACCACATCATCCATCTCTCCATCACAGCACCCACCCTTGCCGTCCAGCAGTGCCTAACTTAAGCCCCACATGATGAATTGTGATTAACAACATTTCTAGAATTACCATGAAACCCAGAGGCAGCAACACGAACCACGTGAGCTAATACCACAGCAAACATGCCCTTTGGTTTCCCACAGCACTAGGTGCTTAAACTGGGAAAGAAATTTTATCAGGGCAGGAATGtaataacatttgctttgcaGTGACAAGGTAGAGTCACCCAAACTCAGACAATAGCAATAGCAGCCTATCTGCTTACATGTTACTGCTTCACGATCCCATATGGTTTTTCCTGCACAACAGCTTGTAGTTTGAGATGAGCGGAAAGAAGAGTTTTGTTTCATGTAATTACCCATCAATCTGATTTTTTCCATTCCCCTAAAAAGATTTCGAACCCTCCCCTGCTGATATTTTGGGTAATATTTTCCACAGTAATTCCTAGCAATATAGTCAGACTTTGATTGTCATTTTTGAATAGAAAAGTGAAAGTTTTCCAACTTTtcccaacagagaaaaataatatatatatttttttgtttagaaGGTCTTCTCAGTAAAAGCCAGGAACT contains:
- the LOC106486316 gene encoding ly6/PLAUR domain-containing protein 2-like, with the translated sequence MKLFLALLFVAVAGVEFAKALKCYTCYEPTTSPNCLRVQNCTENETMCKTTMYSVEEVYPFVGVSTVTRMCASVCIPSDVDGIGLTRPVSCCYSDFCNVDGAASLRIGFVPVGILASSLCILFWTRM